One Amaranthus tricolor cultivar Red isolate AtriRed21 chromosome 10, ASM2621246v1, whole genome shotgun sequence genomic window carries:
- the LOC130825903 gene encoding uncharacterized protein LOC130825903 has product MRPAKALRPAHGTYSVTFPSSAAAFVEAWSRFPYSGRLVEQGLRRATVPSETEPNYVEWFRVCSHPYISRDELLASGPGPGQSRCDYFAKEWASRFSPVARLPTRLADLNSRERHALEIYLNDCRELYDQWQTDQGQGPE; this is encoded by the exons AtgagaccagccaaggctcttcgaccggcacacggaacctactccgtgacctttccttcttctgctgCTGCATTTGTGGAggcgtggagtaggttcccctacagtggccgccttgttgagcagggacttcgacgggctactgttccttcagagactgaacctaattacgttgaaTGGTTCAGAGTTTGCTCGCACCCGTACATATCCCGAGACGAATTGCTGGCTTCCGGTCCTGGTCCTGGTCAGAGCAGATGTGATTAC TTCGCGAAAGAATGGGCCAGTCGATTCTCTCCAGTGGCAAGACTACCTACGCGGCTTGCGGATTTGAACTCCCGTGaacgacatgcgttagaaatataccttaatgattgtagagaaTTATATGATCAATGGCAAACTGATCAAGGGCAAGGCCCTGAATAG